The following are encoded together in the Babylonia areolata isolate BAREFJ2019XMU chromosome 18, ASM4173473v1, whole genome shotgun sequence genome:
- the LOC143292106 gene encoding uncharacterized protein LOC143292106, with product MLDGHCFALDFGDVRRGAFCACPELYVGSRCEQLSGDVLVKHLSLTHTPPLTTTASLVPVTHLKADNTNTTAANTTTTTTIIDININATIATTTTTTTTISLSVVLTWTAWIGGAVCGMLALFLFCFVMKMVRDQLTAITDKPHTLSPTTGPLGPLHIGELAELKTVLVEETTTRVMTSFSTSYCTLSAVMTCHDTVTDSQRQLSSFT from the exons ATGCTCGACGGCCACTGCTTCGCCCTTGACTTTGGTGACGTCAGGCGCGGCGCCTTCTGCGCATGTCCGGAACTGTACGTGGGGTCCCGGTGTGAACAGCTGTCAGGGGACGTCTTGGTGAAAC atctttccctcacacacacacctccgctgACAACTACAGCGTCTCTGGTTCCTGTGACACACCTTAAGgcggacaacaccaacaccaccgctgccaacaccaccaccaccaccaccatcatcgacatcaacatcaacgccactatagccaccaccaccaccacgaccaccaccatcagtttATCAGTGGTGCTGACATGGACCGCGTGGATAGGAGGGGCGGTGTGCGGGATGCTAGCGCTGTTTCTCTTCTGCTTTGTCATGAAGATGGTGAGAGACCAACTGACGGCCATCACTGACAAACCTCACACCTTGTCACCGACCACGGGGCCACTCGGCCCCCTACACATCGGAGAACTGGCCGAACTGAAGACCGTGCTGGTGGAAGAAACCACGACCCGTGTCATGACGTCATTCTCCACGTCATACTGCACCCTGTCAGCTGTTATGACGTGTCATGACACGGTCACTGACAGCCAACGACAGCTATCATCCTTCACGTGA